CCACGGATTTATTGCAATTCCAACCCTACTTCCATTACCGTGAATGCTCCGAGGCAATAGAGGACATTAAAACGAATTATGAAATTCCAATTTACTCATGCAATAAACCCTTTTGGGAAACATTCTATTTGGAAGAGCTGGAGAGGGATAGTATAAACGAGGCGATTAACGAAGTAAGAATAAACAAATTGGTTAGCCAGCTAAAAGAGGAATTTACTAAGCATCTGGAGAAAAATATCCCTGAGAATAAGGATGAGATTGTAAATGCATTTTCATACATACTAAAAGAAGTTCTGGAATACGAAGTAACTGATAGATTAGATTACCTGAAAAATCGTATTGATGATGGAAGTGATTTTGAGAATCAGCTTGCAAAGGTTATAAAACATTGGAATCCGGCACAACCAAAACTCTACCTAATTTTTATTCAGTACTATTTTCTTAAAGGCATCATTAACCCCGAGCAAACGTTCTCTCTGTTTATCTATTTAATCAGCATTTTCACCAGGGAAAAGGAAAAGAACTTCGAAAAGTCGTTTGATATTCTGTTTAATATCATAATGGATTCGGGAAAAACCATATTACCCAGCTTAGCGTTGAAAACCACTTTAGGCGTGGCAAAGAATTTAAAGCCTTTCGTTAAAACATTCTTTAACGATTACAATGAATTCGAGATTGAACCCATTAGCGATTACCACAAGTTTAAAGCAAGTATGTGGAAATTTATAGGAATTGAAAAGGAAACGCTATCCGAGAGTCAGTTCAACCAGAAATATAAAGTATTCGAATGGTTCGATACTTACAAATTCGTTTGAAACTCTTAGGAAAGTCAAACTGCCAAGCGCATAAATTCAGTAAAAAAAGTTGCCGCAGGGGATCAGCAAACCGCCAAGTTCTTATACTTATAGGCCGTAGCTCTACGAGGAACAATCTTTACTCTATGGAGATGTGTTGCAGCATTACGGAATATAATCTTTACTCTATGGAGGTATGTTGCAGAGCTACAGGGGTAAATCTATACTATTATGCTGGTGTGCCGTAGCTGTGCGGCACATATATTTAGCCAAAAGTATACCCCGCTGGGAGTAGATTGGTTTCAGCGAATTCGCAAAGTTGTATGGTTAGAGATGCGTAGTTTCATTGTTTTTAAGTAGCGGTTTCTGATGAATTTAGGAAAGGGCTTTCATCAACCAATTTCTCTCAACAGTGTTGAGAGATTTGGAAAACCCTTGTAAATTTCGTAAAACTGCTTCATTCTCCAAAGATTTTTATCGGAAAAGCCTTTGATGTCTGGTTCATTTTGTTGGATATATTTAGCCAATTCTGACACAACAGAATCTCCCCATTCTGCAAGTTCAATTTTTTTGCTAATATGTTCCCCAATGTTCCAATAAAGGTTAATCAACTCTGTATTAACAACTTTTATAGCATTAATTCGAGAATATTTTATGAGCTGAATAATATCAATAAACCGTTTGTCCATTCTTTCAGTTTTGAACAAAGCTATAAATTTTTACCCTTATTTTTTTCAACAATGCTGGGACTTTTTAATTCTTACATGTTACCTTGCTCGGGAAAGTTTACTTTCAGCGAATTCGCAAAACACACTCGGTTCTATTTGGGCTGATGGTGCATTTGGAGTTCTTAACGCTTTTTGGTAGTTTTACTAACGGGGAGATAAGAAAAAAGTTTCAACCGAGCGTTATTTGCGAGCTCACCGAAGGTAAACTCCCAAACACAACAAATACTACCCGCAAGTGTTGTGGCTATTAAAATTTTTTTAGCAAAAACTATTTGGAAATTGTCCCCCTTATAAAGTTTCAATCGTTATGTAAATGAACTTTAAAATTTATAAGCCATGAAAGAATTTGCATTAATTTTCAGATTGAACAAAGAATCGAATACCAAACCATCACCTGAACAAATACAGGAGCGGATGAATTGGTTAGGTAACATCGCGGCTCAGGAGAAATTGGCGGACAAAGGAAATACCTTATCCCCTGTTAATGCCAAAATTGTTAAGCCGGGAAACGTTGTAACAGATGGCCCTTATGCTGAAATTAAGGAGATTATCAGTGGTTATATGATTGTTAGAACGGAAACCATTGAGGAGGCAGTTGAATTTGCCAAAGCTAACCCTATCTTCAAAATTGGTGGAAATATTGAGGTTCGTGAAGTATTGCAACTTTATAACAAAAAGTAAAACCGATTGTGCAAAAACCGTAAATTAGGAAATATGCTTTTGTTAAACCTGTTTTGGTTAGAATATTTCAAGGAGGCTGTCTAAAAAGAATTTTCACGCAAAGAACGCCAAGTTTTCGCAAAGTTCGCTAAGCATATTATTCATTATTTCAACACTTTACGATCTTAGAGGTTTTTCTTTGCGGGCTTTGCGAGAACTTATTTTGACTTTTTAGACAGCCTCTTTGGATTAAACTACACCAGCTAAATGTAGTTTCTATAAAAGAACTATTTTTATCCAATAAATTCTGTTGTGAACATTAAACCTTGCATAATATGAAAGAATTTGCATTAATTTTCAGAGCAACTAAAGGAACTGATGATAAGCCATCCCCTGAACAAATACAAGAACGAATGAACTGGTTAAGCAGCATTGCTGTTCAAAACAAATTGGCAAATAATGGTGTTAGCTTATCGCATATTAGTGCAAAAACCGTTAAAGCAGATAACATTGTAACAGACGGCCCTTATGCCGAAATTAAGGAATTTATTAGTGGTTTTATAATCGTAAAAACGGAGACAATTGAGGAGGCGGTTGAATTGGCAAAGACCAATCCAATTTTCAAAATTGGTGGCAATATTGAAGTTAGGGAACTTTTACATCTTTATGACAAAAATTTAATTTAATGAGTAGTACTTGGGTATCAGAAAATGAACTTTTACCCAACCTGTTCAGGTTAGAGTATTCCAAGATGATAGCTGTATTATGCCGTTATTTTGGATTAAAAAATATTGAGATTGCTGAAGATATTGTTAGTGAAACATTTTTAAAAGCATCGGAAAATTGGCCCATTAATGGCATCCCTGAGAATCCTACCGCTTGGCTTTATACGGTTGCTAACAACAAAGCAAAAGACTATTTAAAGCATGTGTCAATTTTTGAGAATCAAGTTAGGAATGCTATAAAAGAGGATGAAATCCTGAAAGAGCAGGATTTCGACTTTACCCATCAAAACATTGCAGATAGTCAATTAGCTATGATTTTTGCTGTTTGTAACCCCAGTAATTCTAAACAAGCACAAATCAGCTTAGCGCTTCAAGTTCTATGTAGTTTCAGTATAGAGGAAATTGCAAGTGCCTTTCTTACAAAAACTGAGACCATTAAAAAGTACTTGCAAAGAGCTAGAGCCAATCTCCGCAACAACAGTTTTCAAATAAGAAAATTGCCCGAAGCAGATATAAAGTCAAGGCTTGATACAGTTTTAAAGACGTTGTACCTGCTATTTAATGAGGGCTATTTTTCAAAAACCAACAATCAGCTAATTCGTAAAGAACTTTGCTCAGATGCTGTAAGGCTAATGCTTATCCTAACAGAAAACCCATTAACTGATACACCACAAACCAATGCGCTGCTTGCCTTGATGTGTTTTCAAAGTTCGAGGCTTGATGCTAGAACCGATGACAGCGGAAAGATGATTCTGTTTGAAGAACAGGACAGGAGTTTGTGGAATAACGACCTAATTGAAAGGGGTAATTATTATCTGGTCAAAGCTTTTTCGGGTAATGAGATTTCAAAATACCATCTGGAGGCTGGAATTGCCTACTGGCATACTATTACAACTGATAAAAATAAATGGGAGCAGGTATTACAGCTATACAACCAACTTATTATAATCGAGTATTCTCCAATAACTGCTTTAAATAGGATATTTGCTTTTGCAAAAGTTTATGGCAATGAAAAAGCAATACATGAAGCCAAGAAACTGAACCTAACTAAAAACAGCTATTATCATAAATTATTAGGCTATCTATATGAAGAAGTGAACATTGATGAAGCGATTGCCCATTACAACACAACCATTTCACTGACCAAATCCAAAACTGAAAAACAAAATCTTGCAAAAGAAGTGGAACGACTGAAACATAGAAAATTGGGTAGGTAGGAAAAAATCTCTATACAAATCTCTTGATTAACTCTTCAGTCGTGAATTCGCTTTACTTAGTTCTGTTCTTCAGTTCAGTCGTTTATTGTTTGGCCTAATTACCTTCGTTAGTCGGGCTCTCCCCTTGGCCGGGCTAGAGCCTTGTTCTCTCAAAACCACTTTGCTAGTTACCAGTCCTTAAGGAATTCGCAACTAATTGTAAGGTGCTTTTATCCTTAAGTTTGCTCCTCCACTTTAAATAACTTTTGCTATATTTACAATTCAAGGTACATATCCTCCTGCATAAAACAAAATTCTATGGGATAAATAATCCTGATAATACAGCATTGCGAACAGCTTTATGGAGAGCATTGCACATTTTTGCCGATGACAAACCTTATATCATTGAGGATATTATAGGGTTTAACCTAATCAAACCTGAAAAGGATTGGCAAGAACGCCCTGATATGAAATACACAAAACGACTTCGTGCTTCCATTGTTGCTCGTGCCCGTTTTATTGAAGATATAGCCAAGGAACAAATAAAAAAAGATGTAAAACAGTACGTTTTGCTTGGTGCTGGGCTTGACAGTTTTGCCCTACGAAATACGGAAATCGGTTCACAAGTTGACATTTATGAAATTGACCAACCCAACACATTAGTTTGGAAAGAAGAAAAACTTATTGAAAATGGCTATAAAATTCCAGAAAATCTTCATTTTATTCCTGTTGACTTTGAAATTTCATCTTGGTGGAATGAACTATTGAGTAAAGGTTTTGACATCGGTCAAGCGACTTTTGTTTCCTGCACAGGTGTTACGCTTTACCTTACTAAAAACGCAATTATAGACACACTTAAAAAAATGACTTCACTTGCTTCTGGTTCAACTATTGCAGTGGCATTTTATTTACCCTTGGACCAAATTGATATAGAAGACCAACCTTTAATGGAAATGTCGATAAAAGGAGCAGCCGCATCAGGAACACCGTTTGTGAGTTTTTACTCGGTTAACGAAATTGTTACGCTTGCGGAAGAAGTTGGATTGAAAGAAATGTACACCGTTTCAACAAAGGATATGATGGAAAGATACTTTAAAGATAGAACTGACAATCTGATACCTGCAAGCGGAGAGTTTTTCTTGATCGCAAAAACATAAAAACACCTCTAATACAGCGACTTGTACATGAATACGTACAAAATACTAAAACTTGGTAAGAACACTTCTTCTAACAAATCAATCATTTTTTCTGCTGACAATAAATGGGAAATGCAAAGTTGAACACCAAATGAAATGAGTAACATGCGTAAAAAATTATCAATA
This window of the Bacteroidales bacterium genome carries:
- a CDS encoding transcription initiation protein gives rise to the protein MKEFALIFRLNKESNTKPSPEQIQERMNWLGNIAAQEKLADKGNTLSPVNAKIVKPGNVVTDGPYAEIKEIISGYMIVRTETIEEAVEFAKANPIFKIGGNIEVREVLQLYNKK
- a CDS encoding RNA polymerase subunit sigma; the encoded protein is MIAVLCRYFGLKNIEIAEDIVSETFLKASENWPINGIPENPTAWLYTVANNKAKDYLKHVSIFENQVRNAIKEDEILKEQDFDFTHQNIADSQLAMIFAVCNPSNSKQAQISLALQVLCSFSIEEIASAFLTKTETIKKYLQRARANLRNNSFQIRKLPEADIKSRLDTVLKTLYLLFNEGYFSKTNNQLIRKELCSDAVRLMLILTENPLTDTPQTNALLALMCFQSSRLDARTDDSGKMILFEEQDRSLWNNDLIERGNYYLVKAFSGNEISKYHLEAGIAYWHTITTDKNKWEQVLQLYNQLIIIEYSPITALNRIFAFAKVYGNEKAIHEAKKLNLTKNSYYHKLLGYLYEEVNIDEAIAHYNTTISLTKSKTEKQNLAKEVERLKHRKLGR
- a CDS encoding transcription initiation protein translates to MKEFALIFRATKGTDDKPSPEQIQERMNWLSSIAVQNKLANNGVSLSHISAKTVKADNIVTDGPYAEIKEFISGFIIVKTETIEEAVELAKTNPIFKIGGNIEVRELLHLYDKNLI
- a CDS encoding class I SAM-dependent methyltransferase; the encoded protein is MNNPDNTALRTALWRALHIFADDKPYIIEDIIGFNLIKPEKDWQERPDMKYTKRLRASIVARARFIEDIAKEQIKKDVKQYVLLGAGLDSFALRNTEIGSQVDIYEIDQPNTLVWKEEKLIENGYKIPENLHFIPVDFEISSWWNELLSKGFDIGQATFVSCTGVTLYLTKNAIIDTLKKMTSLASGSTIAVAFYLPLDQIDIEDQPLMEMSIKGAAASGTPFVSFYSVNEIVTLAEEVGLKEMYTVSTKDMMERYFKDRTDNLIPASGEFFLIAKT